In the Pygocentrus nattereri isolate fPygNat1 chromosome 19, fPygNat1.pri, whole genome shotgun sequence genome, one interval contains:
- the c19h7orf25 gene encoding UPF0415 protein C7orf25 homolog, translating into MATSPMLHERIKAAKELLERVDLLCSHQAREVEGRAKLCSKLRAELKFLEKVEAGKVVIKESHLQSTNLTHLRAIVESAESLENVVSVLHVFAYEGPDGQKQTLVVDVVANGGHTWVKAIGRKAEALHNIWQGRGQYGDKSIIRQAEDFLEASRQQPVQYSNPHIIFAFYNGVSSPMADRLREMGISVKGDIVAVNTVVGAGEDDERGEDDEEDEGEDDGGSGEEELEADNEAAEEDEDEDSDDEDADIMHTRVDRDTIVASLAFPTEVKVDVCNRANLDITTLITYVSSLSHGNCHYTFREQVLTEQAAQERQEKVLPKLEEFMKGKELFACHSAVHDFRVILDTLGGPGEKARAEELLARLTVVPDQPSERTQRLVTSSKVNRRSLMIFGTGDSLRAVTMTANSGFVRAAANQGVRYSVFIHQPRALTEGKEWRATPI; encoded by the coding sequence ATGGCAACCAGCCCAATGCTCCATGAACGTATCAAAGCAGCCAAGGAGCTGCTAGAGCGAGTAGATCTGCTGTGCAGCCACCAGGCCCGAGAGGTGGAAGGCCGTGCCAAACTGTGCAGTAAACTTCGTGCTGAGCTCAAGTTCCTAGAGAAAGTGGAAGCAGGGAAGGTCGTGATTAAAGAGTCTCACCTGCAGAGCACCAACCTCACCCACCTGAGAGCAATCGTCGAGTCGGCTGAGAGCCTAGAGAATGTCGTGAGTGTTTTGCACGTGTTTGCTTATGAGGGCCCTGATGGGCAGAAGCAAACGTTGGTGGTGGATGTGGTGGCCAACGGTGGACACACGTGGGTCAAAGCCATTGGGCGCAAGGCAGAAGCCTTGCACAACATCTGGCAGGGCCGAGGCCAATATGGGGACAAAAGTATAATCCGGCAGGCTGAAGACTTCCTTGAGGCCAGCCGGCAGCAGCCGGTCCAGTACAGCAACCCTCACATCATCTTTGCCTTTTACAATGGTGTGTCCAGTCCTATGGCAGACAGGCTCAGAGAGATGGGCATCTCCGTGAAGGGTGACATTGTTGCAGTGAACACTGTGGTAGGAGCAGGAGAAGATGACGAGCGAGGAGAGGATGATGAGGAAGACGAAGGTGAGGATGATGGCGGTTCTGGGGAAGAGGAATTGGAGGCAGACAACGAAGCTGCAGAAGAAGATGAGGACGAGGACAGCGATGACGAAGATGCAGACATCATGCACACTCGTGTGGATCGGGACACAATTGTAGCCAGCTTGGCCTTCCCCACTGAAGTGAAGGTTGATGTCTGCAACAGAGCTAACCTGGACATCACCACGCTCATCACGTATGTGTCCTCTCTAAGCCATGGCAACTGCCACTACACCTTCAGAGAGCAGGTGCTGACGGAGCAGGCCGCTCAGGAGCGTCAAGAGAAGGTCCTGCCCAAGCTTGAAGAGTTCATGAAGGGCAAGGAGCTGTTTGCTTGTCATTCTGCGGTTCATGACTTCCGTGTTATCTTGGACACGCTAGGTGGACCCGGAGAAAAGGCCAGAGCTGAGGAGCTTCTAGCCAGGCTGACTGTGGTGCCTGACCAGCCTTCAGAACGCACACAGCGACTGGTTACCAGCTCCAAGGTGAACCGCAGGTCGCTCATGATCTTTGGGACTGGAGACTCACTGCGAGCCGTCACCATGACTGCTAACAGCGGGTTTGTGCGCGCAGCCGCTAACCAGGGTGTGCGCTACAGCGTGTTCATCCATCAACCCCGCGCTCTGACTGAGGGAAAGGAGTGGAGAGCCACGCCCATATGA